Below is a genomic region from Timaviella obliquedivisa GSE-PSE-MK23-08B.
GATCGGGATCATCGCTGGGAGCGGGTTCAGAAAGTTTACGATCTGATGACCCAAGAGGGCGCAGTGAGCGAACGATCGGTACTAGAGATTCTGCAAGCCTCTTATGCAGAGAAGGTGGGCGATGAATTTATTGTGCCAACCCGTGTCGCTCCTGGATCTATAAAGTCGGGAGATGGTGTGATTTTCTTTAACTTCCGCCCCGATCGCTCTCGACAACTCACCCAGGCTTTTGTCGATCCTCAGTTTAATGGCTTCGAGCGATCGCTAATATCACCTCTGTCGTTTGTTACCTTTACCCAGTACGTTGCTAACCTTCCCGTATCTGTTGCCTTTGAGCCACAGAACTTTAACAATATTCTGGGCGAGGTCATCTCTAAGGCAAAGCTGCGCCAGTTCCGCACTGCTGAGACTGAGAAGTATGCCCACGTCACCTACTTCTTTAATGGCGGACTCGAAGATGCTCTAGAAGGGGAAGATCGGGAATTAGTGCCTAGCCCAATGGTTGCCACCTACGACAGCACTCCAGCAATGTCAGCAGCAAAAGTAACGGCAGGGGCGATCGCCGCGATTCAGAAAGGGATCTACTCCCTCATCGTCATCAACTATGCCAACCCGGACATGGTGGGGCATACAGGCAACGTAGAGGCGACTATTAAAGCGGTTGAAACCGTCGATCGCTGTGTGGGAAAACTGCTAGAAAGCATCAGTCAGGCAGGTGGCACTGCCCTTCTGACTGCCGACCATGGCAACGCCGAGCAGATGTTTGATGAGCAAGGAAACCCTTGGACGGCACACACAACTAACCCAGTTCCGTTCATTTTGATAGAAGGCGAAGGACGAAAAATTCCTGGACATGGGACAGAGGTTTCTCTCCGCTCAGATGGGAACCTCGCAGATATTGCTCCCACAATTTTACAAATCTTGGGGTTAGCTCAGCCTATAGAAATGACTGGGAAATCTATGATCCAGCCCGTGGAGTTTGATGTGCGGGCAAATCGGTCTCCGGTTCGCGTTTCTTTGTAACCGTCTGTTATTGAATGGATGGACATAGAATAGTTAGACAAGGGCGATCGCTCTGGATTCATTTGGGTTGACCACTATGACATTGATCTCAGTTGTTGAAATTGTTTGGATTGTTTCTGCCTTAGGCTTAATTGTGCTAGTTCTACTGCATAGCCCCAAAGGAGACGGACTGGGCGGGTTAGGCGGACAAGCTCAACTCTTTACCAGCACCAAAAGTGCTGAAACCACGCTTAATCGTGTCACCTGGACATTGACCGCCCTGTTTATGGGGCTGACTGTTGTTTTGAGCGCAGGCTGGCTCAATCAATAGCGCTTGCCAACCCAAAGCTCCTGCTTTCTTCACCCAGAGAGCAGGGGCTTTGTTTAACGGTCGCGCTCACCTCACACAAATAACCTCTGTCGCTCAACCGATACTTTTGGATGTCCGAGGCAGCGCAGTTGTTAGCTTTGTGCTCTTCCCTTGGAATGGCTTCCCTACATTTTTGATGTGCCTGATTACAGATTGACTTAGAGTGTATGTTGTTTGTCGAAAGAGATTATGCCATAAATGAGAAGTCTAAGTATTGTTACTGAAATAACCCATGTCAGAACCCGTTACTCTTACTGTGGGCGCGATCGCCGCACTGGCATTCGCCAAATTTCTGGAATCCAGTGCTGGCGAAGCAGCTAAGAAACTTAACTCCATTTATTCTTAGAGGAAGATATAACGTTAAGCCAGAAGATAGCTGAGCTTGAAAAGAGGCTTACAGCACTAAAAGCCTCTATCAGATGTAATTAAACCTTTCCCCACGAGAAACAGCAGCAATGAAACTTCAGTTAAGTTCGATCGTAGCTCGATCTTCATCGTTAAGCCCATACCCACCATTTAGCAAGTAGGAAATTCACCCGATGCTCTCTCCAGGCTTTCACCAGAGACTGCAAGATTTAGAAGACCATATTGCTCAAGAACAAGAACTTCTCAGGGAATTTGAGGAGGTATTGAGCTACGAAACGAACCCTCGCCGCAAAGCCGGATATCGTCATGACATTGAGCGACAGCAGAAATCCGTTGCTAGCTACCGACAGGAATATAACGAACTCCAACAGCAACTGACAGGTCAACCCTCGGCTCGAATGCAGGAGATGGGAAATAAATTGCAGCAAATGGATGCGAAGTTGAACATTTTACTGAGCAGTCAGGTGTCTATTTATGAAAACCTCGCTCGAATGCGTCAAGACTTGTTGCTCCGCTATGACACAACGGAGCAAGCCACGATTGAAGCAGTGGCTCAGCATCTCGATCGAAATCAATTGCTGTTGACACAGAACCTTCTGGACGCACTGGAAGCGAACCAAGTACCAGAACAGCAGATGCAGCAGATGCTGGCAGTGCTAGAGGAGCGCGTCCCTGCTTTGCCTCCCAGTCAAGCTGCCGTTGCTGAAATTATTAAAGCCCCTGAATTAGATGCTAGGCACAAATTGAAGTTCACACTACCCCTTGTGCCTTTTCTAGTGGACTACGAAGGCGAGTTGGAGTTGGCAAGTGGCTTCAACATCAAGTCAGCCTGGGAGCAACTGCTGACTAAGTTACGGAGGAAGTGAGAAGTGAACCTGCACCAGTACCTCGAAGAACAACTGAAAGAAGATTTCAACCTGCTCAAAGAGTATGAGGAGAAGCTACGTTGTGCCACAGATCCACGGGAAAAGCGCAGGTGCAGTAATGAAATTCAAGAACTAAAACAACGAATCTCTGAGAGGGAAGCTGAAATCCAAGCACTGAAAAATGTTAATCTATCACCGCAAGCTTTGATTGAGCATTATCTACAGGCTGACTTAAGCGAACTAGAACCAGCAGACATCCGAAAAATCGAGCAAGCCCTGCAATCTAATACTTTGGATGCAAGTACGATCGCTCAGGGATTCATTCTTTTAAAAAAAGAGAAGGGTCTCGATCTTGTTATCAACCAGTTGAACTGGATTCTTGAACTGGCTTACATTTTTGATGGTGCCAAGCCTCGCTACTTTTTACCTGCATCCAAACCAACGGGACGATTCGCTTCAACAGCTTGGATAGAAACTCTGTTAAAACAAGGTTTACCTGGGGATTCTTCTTGTAGTATTGCATTGACTCTGGGAGCCTTCGGTGTTTTTATTCCTGAAATGATTCCACCTCTACGATTCCTGTTCATCAATTCAAAGTATCCGATTGAGAGCAGAGATGCAGCATTAGTCTATTTAAGCCTAATGGGTTCGTCAGAAGTTACATCAATGCTCATCCAGGCAGCAGATACCCCCGAAAGTGAAGATGATTATCTTTACAGCCGAGGGCTATTTGGTTTGTTGCTAATTGATAATGTTAACGTGCTTGCAGAGCAGCTTCGTAAGGCGTTGCCATATGCAGACTTAAATTCCTATGCTTTTGGACTTGCAGGTAGCCGTGATCCTCAGGGTCGAGTTTTATTGGAAACGATGAAGAACCATTCCAACGAGCGGGTTCGTACTGCAATAGCAAATTCACTCAACAGCCGTTGGATATCAGCTCCTAGAAATGCTAGTTCAATTGTCGCTGTTGAGGCACAAGACTTACTTGCTAAACATCAGATTCATCAAATTCAATCTGCTCTCAATCTGATGGAATCATCCTACGTTGATGAGTGGAAACTTTGTTTCCTAACGTCCAACCAACACTTAGTGCTAGAAGATATTCTCATAAAAGCTCTTTCCTTTGAAGATCAAATAGCTCAGCGTAAAGCTATCAAGGCGCTATGTTGGCTCATGGGTACAACTATTCAAGAATGGAACAGTAGTTCAGAGTCGATTGTAGGTAAACGCCCTCCACTCTGGCGTAGACAATTGTCTTCTGAAAAGATTCAAGAAATAGAAAAGTTCTTACGGGGACAGAGCCTTGATCCGAAGACTCTGGCGGAAGGCTGCTTGCTCCTGACAAAAGAGCAGGGTATCAATCCAGTGTATAGCCAAGCAGATTGGATATATGAGATTGCTGTTATTGCAGATGGTGCTAAACCCCGACGACATTTAATCACTCCAAAACCGACTGGTCGATTAGCTTCTGTCGATTGGATGAAAAAGTTTTTAGTCAATGAATTCCCGCAAGAATGGTCGTGTTGGATCGCACAAACATTAGGAGCACTCGGAGTTTTTGTCCCAGAGATGATCCGTCCTCTTACGTTTCTATTTACCAACCCAAAATATACAGAAGCGGATCGGGATGAAGCGTTAATCTACTTGGCAATGCTTGATATTCCCCAAGCAGCACCAGTTATAGTTCTGGCTGCTGATCTTATCTTGAGAAATAATAATTCCCAAGATGAGTATTATCCTGGGCGAGGGCTTTTAGGATTATTACTACTTGATGATATTAATATTCTCGCTGAACAGATGCTCAAAAACCCCCCGGATACTTATATGGTTCCCTATGCCTACGGACTCGCAGGTAGCCGTAATCTACAGGGTCGAGTTCTGTTGGAACAGATGAGAAACAATTCAAATGAGCGAACTCGCGCTGCAATAACAAACGCACTTAACCGACCCTGGATAATAGCTAATTCAACAGAGGTAGCTTCTTCTCCTCAAGATCCTTCTCCTAAAACCTTTTTTGGTCAATTTACAGACAAAGCCATAAAAGTGGTTATCCTAGCTCAGGAAGAATCGCGACGTTTAAAGCATAATTTTGTAGGCTCTGAGCAGATTCTGCTAGGTTTAGTTGGAGAAGGCACAGGTATTGCTGCCGCAACGTTGAAATTGAACAAAGTCAATCTCAAAAATACACGAATTGAAGTTGAGAAGATAATTGGACGTGGATCTGATAATGTTGCAGCGGAAATCCCATTCACACCAAGAGCTAAGCGTCTACTGGAGCTATCGAAAATAGAAGCTGATCAACTTGGGCATAACTATGTTGGCACTGAACATTTACTCTTAGGGCTTATCAGAGGAGGTGACGGAGTTGCAGTGCAAGTCCTCAAAAAGCTAGGTGTGAATCTACAAAGACTAAGAAATTTAGTTTTACAGGCGATCGCTTCATAGCTCAAACAAGATTGCTATTAACGGACTATTCCAAAACCCACATTCCATAGTTTCCAAGAATTCAATAAAAATCTTCGCAAGGCAATCGAATTAGTCCTTGCTACTGCTTGAAGTTGCTGATTGTTGCAACTAGGTGTCCTTCTTTGCATCTTTATAACCTTCTTTGGCAGTCCTAAGAATGGTTTGAACAGACTGTTTATCCTTCATAATTTCATCAACTGCTGTTTTTAAATCTTCTTCGTTAACTTGCCCTGAGTTTTTCGTACTCAGCAATTTTGAGATTGCTTTCATGTAAATAATTCCTGATGCCAATGTAACTCCATAAATAGTTGCACCCATTACAGCAGCACCCCCAACTGAACCGAGTCCAGGTACAAACTTGATTACACTCCCAACTACCATAGTTGCTACAGCAGCACCCCCCAGATTAGTCACAACGCCAGTCGCAAGACTTTTGATAAGATTTTCAGCAAATGGTAATTCAAGTTCCCTATTAATACGTACGTACATTGTCCAGATGTTAGCTGCTGCTGCTGCCATATCTGCACCAGGCACTGGGATAAAGGCACTTCCAACAGCAATTCCCGCGTGCAACTTGACAATCCCAGCTAATTTTCCTGGAAGACTTTCATCAGCTGTTCGATTCAATGCTTTCGCTACTTCAGCAGCTACTTGAAATAATTGACTCTGGTTATTCATAGATTTACTCTCCGTTTGTTTTTTCTGTGCAACCATCTCTAACTTGAAAGCATTCCCTACAGTTGTAGTTAGCTCTAGTAAATCATCAACCCCCCAAGCATCGATCGTAGTACCGTCAGGTAGTCCTAAGGATTTGGCTAGGACTGGAATTACCGGTACGTTTTCTGGTACGTTAGCTTGAATAAATTCAACATATTGCTCATAGTCACCATAAGACTGGGTAACCGTTACAATGCAAGGAATAGCTAAATCCCTGCAAAGATTGACGAACGTTTGTTGCACCTTCTGCCATCTGGACGATTGGGCGCTTACGCAAAGCCAAACACAGTGAAGCTTTTTGCTGATGTCTATATCTTTTGAACGCTCGTTTATAAATTGATTAACTGCTTCAACGGTCTCTTGGAAAGTCTCAATCTCAAAGCCTTTTGTATCAAAAAGCTGTAGCTGACTCCTAGGCACTTTGTACGAAAAGATTTCCTGTGTGACGGGATTACCAACGCCAGTCATTGATATATTGAAATTGAATACTGCATTAATTAAGGTACTTTTGCCTTCCCCAGTATTTCCAATAATAATCACATTAATGGTGTCATCCGTTGAGTTAAAGGTCATCACTTTTGCCTTCTAATCGATTCTTCTATTAGTGTTGTTGCACCTGACACAATCTGATGTTGATGAGTTGACAGGGCTGATGAGATCGCGTCGATAATTGAACCTGCTGTCGGAGATGTACCCACTCGAACCATTTCACCCACGGTGGCAATATATGCGGTGCCAAATATTTTAACGACTGTTCCCGCAATAGTGCCGCCAACCAGTGTCGATATGATCTGACCGACAAAAGGAATGAACTTCATCGTTTCAGTAAAAATTAACTTCCCTCCCACTGTCGCCATGACAATTCCCAGAGTGCCTTTTGCAACAGCCATTTGCCCTTGTTTCCCAAGATTAATTCCTAGCGCCCTATTGATCTGATGAATCATGTTCATTTCAAGCGGAATTAACAATGCGGCATGACCACCCGGAACAAAAGCAGCAGGGAAAGATAGACTAACTGCTCCAAGTGCGGTCACATTGACCACTTTAGTCGCAGTTTCTAGTTTCCGGTTAAAATCAGCAACCTGGGAAAACTTCAGTGCCGATTGACACGCAGTAGGGATTAGATTGAGGGTTGCATCCAGTAGTTGAACCAACCCAAAAGGTGCTACACGGAGTTTGCCAAAATACATTTCTTTCGCCAACGCTGGAATAATGCTATCCGCTTCAGGCAAAGAGTCACTAATAACTTTCAAGAAAGCCTTAGAGGAATCGTCTTTCAAGTAAGACTTTGTAATGACCACAATAACGGGGATCTGAAGTTCAGAGCAAAGGCGAACTAGGTCAATGTGTACCTGTTGTAACCGCCGTGATGTTGCTGCGATACAAAGCCAGACTATGTGAATATGCTGCTTGCTGTCCTTCTGCTTTCGGCAAGATTCAATTAATTCCTTTACTGCACCAACCGTTCGCTCTGAATCTAGAACTTCAAAGCCTTCGGTATCAAATAGAGTAAGAGGCTTGTCTCGATATTCATAACACTGAATTCCTTTCGTTACAGGAAAGCCAGTACCTGTCGCTGCTAGTTCAACGCCGAGCATCGCATTAGCTAAGGTGCTTTTACCATCTCCGCTGTTTCCTGCAAGCAGAATATTAACAGGAGAATCGAAACCCAGAGCCTCATTGTTTACAAGATTGTCAACTTCATGAAGTTCTTCGCTATCTAGCGTGAGATCGGGTGGTACTGCCCAAGGATCGTTTTGGTCTTCACTTCCCATTAGTTATCTCTTAACCAACTAATTGAATCGTTCCAACGATCATAAACGAGTTTTTTTCCTGTCAAGATATGCTCTGAATTGCCACAGCCCTCACCGAGCGATCGAAGGCTAACGTTGCTGCTCAGTGGCTGTCAGTAATTTCAGTAATTTTTGCATCCACACCAGAAACTTGATTCAGTCCGCTGTAACAGCGTTGTTGTGCTGCCGCAACTGCTCCTGCTCAGTACACCTCGTCATGGCTACCAATATCTACAAGCACAGCTTTTTCATTTTCCGTGAAGTAAAACAATACTCTCTCATCATAAGCGACGCTAAAGCTCCAAAATTCCTTGAGCTTGCCCGACAGTTTATGCGTTTTCAAGCTTGGATCAAATGGATCTACAGTGAACTGTTCCAACTTTTGCCAAAACCTTGCTTCTGAATCTACATTGCCTTTGAAACGTTTTCTGAACGCACGTTTGAACGACGAGCTGAAACTGACTTCCACAATCATTCCTTTATCAATTGTTTTAATTCATTGATATTGGAGGAAAACTTCAGTTCACCTTCCTGCTGTTCAACTTGGGCTGCCTTGAAGTTAGTATATATCTCGTCACGGCGCTCCTCGCGGAGGTATTGTTGCAATAACAGTTGAATCTCACGCTTTTCATCTGTAGAAAGACTTTTGACCACCTCGACCACATCACTAAAAGTCATCAGTTTCAAAACCCCATCGTGCTGATTCACTCAATCTAACACGCTGCTTGGCTCTTGAGGTTACAAGCTATACCCCGTTTCACTTTAGGCTGTTTCTAGATTTCTGAACGCCTGCTGGGATAGAACTAAAGCCCAGATTTTGGTACGCTGGGCATTTTTATCCTACGAGATAGGCTTCAAATTATGTCCCAACTGAGAATTCAGGAAGCACAACTATTGGTTTAGCGATTCTAATCTAGCTACTCATGATGGACTCAGTTATTGACCGAGCACCTCGCTCAATTGTCTTAAATTAAGCCCACCTAATGAATCTCCTTAAACAGTTCTCTTGAGAAGCAAAGCGAAACGCACTGCTGCTAAAGTTTGAAGTAGTGCGCTTTTCTCTAAACTCCTACAGAACTTTATCAAGGACTGAGAATTGCTATAGACAACGCCATAGACAGGCTTTGCTCAATCAGATTTTCTTAATCTTAATCAGATTTGAATGGTTTGAGGTGCCCATCATTATTTACCGTTAATGTTGAGTAGCTCAGCGATCGCCCGATGCTCGTCGGGCAAGCTGGCAGGCATATCATGCCGCGTGTCGGTAATTAACCAGTCTAGCGCTGCTGCCTGAACATCGATCGCCACACCCGTCTTATCGACACAGTACCGACCAAACACTAGCTTATCCACCAACCGTACGCCTTCACCTAAGCGAGAGTATTGAAAGATAACGCTATTATCAACCGTTGCATTGCGGCAAATATGACAATTCGGTCCAACCATGGCAGGGCCAATAATGGTTGCTCCATCCTCAATTTGGGTCATACCGCCAATGTAAACGGGGCCCTCCACATGAACCTTGTCCCAATTGACTGCAACATTGAGTCCAGTATAAATTCCGGGAGCCACTTCATGCCCTGGGATCTGGACATTCTTCACCTTGCCTCTTAGCACATCCCGGATTGCCTGCCAATAATCAGGCACCTTACCAATGTCTACCCACTCAAAGTCCATGGATATTCCATAAAACGGAGCACCCTTCTCAACCAATTGAGGAAATAACTCACCGCCAATATCAAACGCTACGCCCGAAGGAATGTAGTCAAAAATTTCAGGTTCAAAAATGTAAATCCCAGTGTTGATGTCAGTGCTGAGAGCGTCTTCTACAGCAGGCTTTTCTTGAAAGGCTTTGATTCTTCCCGTTTCGTCGGTGACCACAACCCCGTAGCTGGAAACTTCTTCTTGAGGTACAGTTTTCATGACGACTGTGGCGATCGCCCCCTTCTCACGGTGCTGACGAACAGCTTCGGTCAAATTTAAATCAATTAAGGCATCGCCGCAAAGTACCACAAACGTATCATCAAAAAATGGTGAAAAGTCCTGAATCCGCCGCATTCCGCCCGCCGAACCAACAGCTTCACCGACCAGTTCGCCATCAACGATGCGCCCTTCAAAGGAATAGGCAATTTGTACGCCAAAGCGCTGACCATCACAAAAATAGCTCTCAATTTCGTTGGCGAGGTGGCTTACATTCACCATAATCTCATCGAAATTGTGCTGCCTGAGCAGTTCGACCAAGAATTCCATTACAGGCTTCTGCAAGATGGGAATCATAGGTTTGGGAATAGTATAGGTAATAGGACGAACGCGCGTACCTTTACCAGCGGCCAGAATCATGGCTTTCATAAGTTTCCTAACCTTTCCCTTGATACATCTATATAAGCTAAAACCAGCAATTTGACGGATTGAAATGCTAACAGACTTTGCTCTAGCGTTTCACAATACTTAAAAAATGCCAAAGGCAATGGAACAATTTTGCAGAGTTTGTTAGCAAAACGCAAGCAATAGTGGGCGATCGCCACTTAAAAAACGAAGTAGACACTCAATAATATGCCTACTGGGATACTATCGCCAAGCTTTACCCCTGACCTTTACAGCGCTTTTTTAATTCTCTGACTCTTCCCTTTAAGATCCTGAGCAGGTGAGAGTGACAGCTTAGTGGATAGCCTTTGCCCAAAGTCAATGGTTTCCTCAGCGTTCGTTAGTCAGAAAGGACAAAAGCTGCTGATTGAATAGACTCAACAGAAGCGGAGTGATCGACCAAACTTCGCACTTTAAGGTCTTGATAAAACTCTTCCTGCGCTAGCTCTACCTTAGACTGAGCAGATAGGAATAGCAACGCCCAAAATACGCCAACCCGATCGTGGGTAGAGGCGTGAGAAGCCGGTTGCGGAGAGGTAGCAGTTT
It encodes:
- the gpmI gene encoding 2,3-bisphosphoglycerate-independent phosphoglycerate mutase; this encodes MAQAQVSPVVLVIMDGWGHSEETEGNAIAAAHTPVVDSLWAAYPRTLIQTSGKNVGLPEGQMGNSEVGHLNIGAGRVVPQELVRISDAVEDGTLLSNAALLRICAEVRQREATLHLVGLCSEGGVHSHLSHLFGLIDLAKEQGLSQVCIHAITDGRDTKPTDGLIAIEKIQDYVTKVGVGQLSTLSGRYYAMDRDHRWERVQKVYDLMTQEGAVSERSVLEILQASYAEKVGDEFIVPTRVAPGSIKSGDGVIFFNFRPDRSRQLTQAFVDPQFNGFERSLISPLSFVTFTQYVANLPVSVAFEPQNFNNILGEVISKAKLRQFRTAETEKYAHVTYFFNGGLEDALEGEDRELVPSPMVATYDSTPAMSAAKVTAGAIAAIQKGIYSLIVINYANPDMVGHTGNVEATIKAVETVDRCVGKLLESISQAGGTALLTADHGNAEQMFDEQGNPWTAHTTNPVPFILIEGEGRKIPGHGTEVSLRSDGNLADIAPTILQILGLAQPIEMTGKSMIQPVEFDVRANRSPVRVSL
- the secG gene encoding preprotein translocase subunit SecG, with amino-acid sequence MTLISVVEIVWIVSALGLIVLVLLHSPKGDGLGGLGGQAQLFTSTKSAETTLNRVTWTLTALFMGLTVVLSAGWLNQ
- a CDS encoding GTP-binding DUF697 domain-containing protein, which translates into the protein MGSEDQNDPWAVPPDLTLDSEELHEVDNLVNNEALGFDSPVNILLAGNSGDGKSTLANAMLGVELAATGTGFPVTKGIQCYEYRDKPLTLFDTEGFEVLDSERTVGAVKELIESCRKQKDSKQHIHIVWLCIAATSRRLQQVHIDLVRLCSELQIPVIVVITKSYLKDDSSKAFLKVISDSLPEADSIIPALAKEMYFGKLRVAPFGLVQLLDATLNLIPTACQSALKFSQVADFNRKLETATKVVNVTALGAVSLSFPAAFVPGGHAALLIPLEMNMIHQINRALGINLGKQGQMAVAKGTLGIVMATVGGKLIFTETMKFIPFVGQIISTLVGGTIAGTVVKIFGTAYIATVGEMVRVGTSPTAGSIIDAISSALSTHQHQIVSGATTLIEESIRRQK
- a CDS encoding GTP-binding DUF697 domain-containing protein, with product MTFNSTDDTINVIIIGNTGEGKSTLINAVFNFNISMTGVGNPVTQEIFSYKVPRSQLQLFDTKGFEIETFQETVEAVNQFINERSKDIDISKKLHCVWLCVSAQSSRWQKVQQTFVNLCRDLAIPCIVTVTQSYGDYEQYVEFIQANVPENVPVIPVLAKSLGLPDGTTIDAWGVDDLLELTTTVGNAFKLEMVAQKKQTESKSMNNQSQLFQVAAEVAKALNRTADESLPGKLAGIVKLHAGIAVGSAFIPVPGADMAAAAANIWTMYVRINRELELPFAENLIKSLATGVVTNLGGAAVATMVVGSVIKFVPGLGSVGGAAVMGATIYGVTLASGIIYMKAISKLLSTKNSGQVNEEDLKTAVDEIMKDKQSVQTILRTAKEGYKDAKKDT
- a CDS encoding type II toxin-antitoxin system YafQ family toxin, which encodes MEVSFSSSFKRAFRKRFKGNVDSEARFWQKLEQFTVDPFDPSLKTHKLSGKLKEFWSFSVAYDERVLFYFTENEKAVLVDIGSHDEVY
- a CDS encoding NDP-sugar synthase encodes the protein MKAMILAAGKGTRVRPITYTIPKPMIPILQKPVMEFLVELLRQHNFDEIMVNVSHLANEIESYFCDGQRFGVQIAYSFEGRIVDGELVGEAVGSAGGMRRIQDFSPFFDDTFVVLCGDALIDLNLTEAVRQHREKGAIATVVMKTVPQEEVSSYGVVVTDETGRIKAFQEKPAVEDALSTDINTGIYIFEPEIFDYIPSGVAFDIGGELFPQLVEKGAPFYGISMDFEWVDIGKVPDYWQAIRDVLRGKVKNVQIPGHEVAPGIYTGLNVAVNWDKVHVEGPVYIGGMTQIEDGATIIGPAMVGPNCHICRNATVDNSVIFQYSRLGEGVRLVDKLVFGRYCVDKTGVAIDVQAAALDWLITDTRHDMPASLPDEHRAIAELLNINGK